The genomic segment TTTGCAGACCATCCCCTCTGGAACCGAACATGATCTTTTGCTTTGACAGTTTCCCACTCTAACATAACGTGGCCAAAATCTGTTGCCGAGGTCGTTCCATGTATAAATGACGGGACAGAACGAGAATGACCACAGCCACTGCTGCAGCCTCCGTTTAAGTTTTTTACTGGGTCTGTGCTTCTTGCCAAACTGTACGTCAAAATCCATTGCTTTGATTTCATTCGGCATCACTCCACTGGGCTTCTGTTGAATGTCCAAATCGTCAAGCTCATCgttgccagtgtatttatcctgtggtGGTGTAATAGACATCAAGCGACTATCAAAGTCCCCCAATACACTTTTCAGTTCGGTTTCATTGAGGTCCCTCTCTTTTGGGTCAAAGACAGGATCTGGGTCCTCTTTTAATTCCACAAGTGGCAAACTGTCACTCGGRATAGGACGGAGGAGGTAATAATGCTGGCATAGCCCTTCTTCTATTATAAGTCCGAGGGACAACATCAGCAAGTACATTGCTACAAAATGCTGTGATTGATCCATGTCCGTTACGCACAATAAGACAGTATTATAGGATASAGCTAAAcaggtaggcctaggctactctRCTGCGTACAGTTGWGCCMGGTTCTTGCGGAGTGCGCACCGGCTTGAGTTACATCCAGCMAAACYTYACTTCTTGAGTGTTSGTGTCCTTAAAATTCAGACTGCTTACTCCATAGCAAACGATAATTGATTGAAGATGGTAAAGATGAATAGTCTCTTTCGTAAAAACAAATCTA from the Salvelinus sp. IW2-2015 unplaced genomic scaffold, ASM291031v2 Un_scaffold2440, whole genome shotgun sequence genome contains:
- the LOC112073976 gene encoding noggin-3-like, with product MDQSQHFVAMYLLMLSLGLIIEEGLCQHYYLLRPIPSDSLPLVELKEDPDPVFDPKERDLNETELKSVLGDFDSRLMSITPPQDKYTGNDELDDLDIQQKPSGVMPNEIKAMDFDVQFGKKHRPSKKLKRRLQQWLWSFSFCPVIYTWNDLGNRFWPRYVRVGNCQSKRSCSVPEGMVCKPANSTHFTILRWRCIQKKGGLKCTWIPVQYPMITECKCACSN